The following are encoded in a window of Polynucleobacter sp. AP-Kolm-20A-A1 genomic DNA:
- the typA gene encoding translational GTPase TypA, which produces MTKRALRNIAIIAHVDHGKTTLVDQLLRQSGTFRSNEKMTERVMDSNDLEKERGITILSKNCAVEYDGTHINIVDTPGHADFGGEVERVLSMVDGVLLLVDAVEGPMPQTRFVTKKALALGLKPIVVINKVDRPGARTDYVINATFELFDKLGATEEQLDFPVVYASGLNGYAGLTDDVREGDMRPLFDTVLKHVPVRDDNPEGPLQLQITSIEYSTYVGKIGVGRVNRGTVKPLMDVVFMDGPDGVQRKGRINQVLKFRGLERELVDEAQAGDIVLVNGIEDLAIGTTICAPDVPEALPMLKIDEPTLTMNFMVNTSPLAGREGKFVTSRQIRERLDRELKSNMALRVKETDDDTVFEVSGRGELHLTILVETMRREGYELAVSRPRVVFHEVDGVKMEPYENLTVDLEDTTQGAVMEDLGKRKGELLDMVSDGKGRTRLEYRIPARGLIGFQGDFMTMTRGNGLMSHTFDSYAPAKDGILGERHNGVLISQDDGEAVAYALWKLQDRGRMFVSPGDPLYEGMVIGIHSRDNDLVVNPIKGKQLTNVRASGTDEAVRLVTPIAMNLEYAVEFIDDDELVEVTPKSIRIRKRYLKEHERKKASRD; this is translated from the coding sequence ATGACTAAACGCGCACTTCGTAACATCGCCATCATCGCCCACGTTGACCACGGTAAAACTACTTTGGTTGACCAACTCTTGCGCCAATCTGGCACATTCCGCTCCAATGAAAAAATGACCGAACGCGTCATGGACTCAAACGACTTGGAAAAAGAGCGTGGTATTACTATTTTGTCCAAGAACTGTGCGGTGGAGTATGACGGCACACACATCAACATCGTTGACACCCCAGGACACGCGGACTTCGGTGGTGAAGTAGAGCGCGTACTCTCGATGGTTGACGGCGTATTGCTGCTAGTTGACGCGGTTGAAGGCCCAATGCCGCAAACCCGCTTCGTAACCAAAAAAGCCTTGGCTTTAGGTTTGAAGCCAATCGTGGTGATCAACAAAGTTGACCGTCCAGGCGCGCGTACTGATTACGTAATCAATGCAACATTTGAGTTGTTTGACAAATTGGGTGCAACTGAAGAGCAGTTGGACTTCCCAGTTGTGTACGCTTCAGGTTTGAACGGTTATGCCGGTTTGACTGATGATGTACGCGAAGGCGATATGCGTCCTTTGTTTGACACTGTACTTAAGCATGTTCCAGTGCGTGATGACAATCCAGAAGGTCCATTGCAATTGCAAATTACCTCGATTGAGTACAGCACTTATGTCGGTAAGATTGGTGTTGGCCGCGTAAACCGCGGAACAGTTAAGCCATTGATGGACGTGGTATTTATGGATGGTCCTGATGGCGTGCAACGTAAAGGCCGTATTAACCAAGTATTGAAATTCCGCGGCTTAGAGCGTGAGTTGGTTGATGAAGCTCAAGCGGGTGACATCGTATTGGTAAACGGTATTGAAGATTTAGCGATTGGTACAACGATCTGTGCACCAGACGTTCCAGAAGCTTTGCCAATGCTCAAGATTGACGAACCAACATTGACCATGAACTTCATGGTGAACACTAGCCCATTGGCTGGTCGTGAAGGTAAGTTTGTTACTAGCCGTCAGATTCGTGAGCGTTTAGATCGTGAGTTGAAGTCAAACATGGCGTTGCGCGTTAAAGAAACTGACGATGACACCGTATTTGAAGTGTCAGGTCGTGGCGAATTGCACCTCACTATCTTGGTAGAGACAATGCGTCGTGAAGGTTACGAATTGGCAGTTTCCCGTCCACGCGTTGTGTTCCATGAAGTAGATGGTGTGAAGATGGAGCCGTACGAAAACTTAACAGTTGACCTTGAAGATACAACTCAAGGCGCTGTGATGGAAGACTTGGGTAAACGTAAAGGTGAATTGCTCGACATGGTGAGCGACGGTAAAGGTCGTACACGTCTCGAGTACCGTATTCCTGCACGCGGCTTGATCGGCTTCCAAGGTGATTTCATGACCATGACTCGTGGTAACGGTTTGATGAGTCACACTTTTGATTCTTATGCACCAGCCAAAGACGGTATCTTGGGTGAGCGTCATAACGGCGTATTGATTAGCCAGGACGACGGCGAAGCAGTTGCATACGCATTGTGGAAGTTGCAAGATCGCGGCCGTATGTTTGTGAGCCCTGGAGATCCTTTGTACGAAGGTATGGTTATTGGTATCCATAGTCGCGACAATGACTTAGTTGTGAACCCAATCAAAGGTAAGCAATTAACCAACGTTCGTGCCTCTGGTACTGACGAAGCGGTTCGCTTGGTTACACCAATCGCCATGAACTTGGAATACGCAGTTGAGTTTATTGATGATGATGAATTGGTTGAAGTAACGCCGAAGAGCATTCGTATTCGTAAGCGCTACCTCAAGGAGCATGAGCGTAAGAAGGCATCACGCGACTAA
- the truB gene encoding tRNA pseudouridine(55) synthase TruB, whose product MAIRIDGVVLLDKPAGMSSQGAVTAVKRAFNADKAGHTGTLDPMATGLLPICLGEATKYSQDLLEADKTYIARVKFGSRTDTGDAEGQIIEELSLPVFASEAEIRIALDALLPKFTGAISQVPPMYSALKRDGKPLYEYARAGVELERTPRDITIHAIRWTDIQWPEATLEVSCSKGTYIRVLAEDIGNALGCGAHLVGLRRTEVGHLTLEQSFTIESIQSGLQNTADYILPVDALLQTLPHLTVDEQQAKRLEMGQRVPLNLPSIEALVRIYRATAAPHNFIGTADWRSGVLHPKRLISQAH is encoded by the coding sequence ATGGCTATCAGAATCGACGGCGTAGTGCTGCTAGATAAACCCGCTGGAATGAGTTCACAGGGTGCAGTTACTGCAGTTAAGCGTGCATTTAATGCTGACAAAGCTGGTCATACGGGTACATTGGATCCGATGGCAACGGGTTTGCTTCCTATTTGTTTGGGTGAGGCTACTAAGTACTCCCAAGATTTACTCGAAGCTGATAAGACCTATATCGCACGCGTCAAATTTGGTTCACGTACCGACACCGGTGATGCTGAAGGCCAAATCATTGAAGAATTGTCTTTGCCTGTATTTGCTAGCGAAGCGGAAATCAGAATAGCTCTAGATGCCTTGCTCCCGAAATTCACAGGGGCAATATCTCAAGTGCCGCCAATGTACTCTGCTCTCAAGCGCGACGGTAAACCTTTATATGAATATGCTCGTGCTGGTGTTGAATTAGAACGCACACCAAGAGACATCACAATTCATGCAATTCGTTGGACTGATATCCAGTGGCCAGAAGCTACATTAGAAGTGAGTTGCAGCAAGGGCACTTATATTCGTGTCTTGGCTGAAGATATTGGCAATGCGCTGGGTTGCGGCGCTCACTTGGTTGGCTTACGCCGTACCGAAGTAGGGCATCTCACGCTTGAGCAGTCCTTTACGATTGAATCCATTCAAAGCGGCTTGCAAAATACAGCAGACTATATTTTGCCGGTTGATGCGCTTTTGCAAACCTTGCCCCACTTAACTGTGGATGAGCAACAAGCTAAGCGCCTTGAGATGGGGCAACGTGTTCCACTCAATTTACCCTCCATCGAAGCATTGGTACGCATCTATCGCGCGACCGCTGCTCCCCACAACTTTATTGGTACTGCTGATTGGCGTTCCGGAGTTTTACATCCGAAACGATTGATTTCCCAGGCCCACTAA
- the rbfA gene encoding 30S ribosome-binding factor RbfA: MHKTSPHRNQRLADQIQRDLAELIPRELRSPSLGLITLQSIELTPDLAHAKVFFTVLGAEPEHALKALQEKAGYLHSLLFKRLHIHTVPTLHFHYDSSVEHGIEMSRLIDQAVESDHKDENK, encoded by the coding sequence ATGCATAAAACTAGCCCGCATCGTAACCAGCGTCTCGCCGATCAAATTCAGCGAGACCTGGCCGAGCTTATTCCACGTGAATTGCGTAGTCCAAGCCTGGGCTTGATTACTTTGCAAAGTATCGAGCTCACACCAGACTTGGCGCACGCCAAAGTGTTCTTTACTGTTTTGGGCGCTGAGCCTGAGCATGCCTTAAAAGCACTTCAAGAAAAAGCAGGCTATTTGCATTCATTATTGTTTAAGCGTTTGCACATTCACACTGTTCCTACATTGCATTTTCACTATGACAGCTCAGTTGAGCATGGCATAGAAATGTCTCGTTTGATCGATCAAGCAGTTGAGAGCGATCATAAAGACGAGAATAAGTAA